Proteins co-encoded in one Mercenaria mercenaria strain notata unplaced genomic scaffold, MADL_Memer_1 contig_1997, whole genome shotgun sequence genomic window:
- the LOC128552066 gene encoding uncharacterized protein LOC128552066 isoform X1 — MDSQNSLAPDIDKNYEVLKSYENIQLSSVNNASLRDDKSNAIKSDMYITPVLDKESPQSRGIELIEKSPAEHHSRNPDTIIGGYLSFPSANKVGRENTFVDIASSASKVNTYEKLNKSTADTRDDEVYATINNENVLDSENSNAATSNRHKPYERTRQNDGNGQRRKCGKRIFVVGLVVILVLITISSVATTIFVFTSKDQGKGKFTTENDVTSVESSNTGLTNSIPTKPFSTSIPTTSTTKLAPEHTVAFENSLYMFNIGEKESITCGVQNMPDWK, encoded by the exons ATGGATTCACAAAACTCATTGGCACCTGATATAGACAAGAATTACGAAGTGTtgaaaagttatgaaaatatacaattatcatCAGTGAACAATGCATCATTAAGAGATGATAAAAGTAACGCAATCAAAAGTGACATGTATATAACCCCTGTGTTAGACAAAGAATCACCACAATCACGAGGAATAGAATTAATAGAAAAATCTCCGGCTGAACATCATTCAAGAAATCCTGATACAATTATTGGAGGCTACCTCTCTTTTCCATCTGCAAATAAAGTCGGCAGAGAAAATACTTTTGTTGACATTGCATCTTCAGCTAGCAAAGTAAACACGTATGAAAAGTTGAATAAGTCTACAGCAGACACAAGAGATGATGAGGTGTACGCAACAATAAACAAcgaaaacgttttggatagtgaaAACTCGAACGCGGCAACATCAAATAGGCACAAGCCGTATGAACGA ACTCGACAAAATGATGGAAATGGACAAAGGAGAAAATGCGGCAAAAGGATCTTTGTTGTGGGACTTGTTGTAATATTAGTGTTAATCACAATTTCATCAGTGGCTactacaatttttgtttttacatcaaAAGATCAAGGTAAAG GAAAATTTACAACAGAGAATGACGTTACATCCGTTGAGTCTAGCAATACGGGTTTGACCAATTCGATACCAACAAAGCCCTTCTCGACATCGATCCCGACAACATCTACCACAAAGTTAGCTCCAGAACATACAG TTGCATTTGAGAACTCCTTGTACATGTTCAATATCGGTGAGAAAGAATCGATTACATGTGGCGTCCAGAATATGCCGGACTGGAAATGA
- the LOC128552066 gene encoding uncharacterized protein LOC128552066 isoform X2, translating into MDSQNSLAPDIDKNYEVLKSYENIQLSSVNNASLRDDKSNAIKSDMYITPVLDKESPQSRGIELIEKSPAEHHSRNPDTIIGGYLSFPSANKVGRENTFVDIASSASKVNTYEKLNKSTADTRDDEVYATINNENVLDSENSNAATSNRHKPYERTRQNDGNGQRRKCGKRIFVVGLVVILVLITISSVATTIFVFTSKDQGKFTTENDVTSVESSNTGLTNSIPTKPFSTSIPTTSTTKLAPEHTVAFENSLYMFNIGEKESITCGVQNMPDWK; encoded by the exons ATGGATTCACAAAACTCATTGGCACCTGATATAGACAAGAATTACGAAGTGTtgaaaagttatgaaaatatacaattatcatCAGTGAACAATGCATCATTAAGAGATGATAAAAGTAACGCAATCAAAAGTGACATGTATATAACCCCTGTGTTAGACAAAGAATCACCACAATCACGAGGAATAGAATTAATAGAAAAATCTCCGGCTGAACATCATTCAAGAAATCCTGATACAATTATTGGAGGCTACCTCTCTTTTCCATCTGCAAATAAAGTCGGCAGAGAAAATACTTTTGTTGACATTGCATCTTCAGCTAGCAAAGTAAACACGTATGAAAAGTTGAATAAGTCTACAGCAGACACAAGAGATGATGAGGTGTACGCAACAATAAACAAcgaaaacgttttggatagtgaaAACTCGAACGCGGCAACATCAAATAGGCACAAGCCGTATGAACGA ACTCGACAAAATGATGGAAATGGACAAAGGAGAAAATGCGGCAAAAGGATCTTTGTTGTGGGACTTGTTGTAATATTAGTGTTAATCACAATTTCATCAGTGGCTactacaatttttgtttttacatcaaAAGATCAAG GAAAATTTACAACAGAGAATGACGTTACATCCGTTGAGTCTAGCAATACGGGTTTGACCAATTCGATACCAACAAAGCCCTTCTCGACATCGATCCCGACAACATCTACCACAAAGTTAGCTCCAGAACATACAG TTGCATTTGAGAACTCCTTGTACATGTTCAATATCGGTGAGAAAGAATCGATTACATGTGGCGTCCAGAATATGCCGGACTGGAAATGA